Within Coprothermobacter sp., the genomic segment CATACCGAGGCGACGCCGCGGGCAGGCGGACTTGGCATTTCCATTGCAGGTGTTGTGGCCGGGGTTGCCTATGGATTGCCCGTTGCTGCCTGGCTGCCCATGGCTGGCATCGGGTTCCTAGGTCTGGTCGACGATCGGTGGCACGTCGAATCTCGCTTGCGCCTCCTCGTGCAATGCATGTTGGCAGGCTTGAGCACACTGTGGCTGCTGAGGCAGACCAACCTGCCGGTCTTGATTGTGGGAGCCGTGGCAATCATGCTTGTCCTGCTCCTCGTTGGCACAACCAACATCTACAACTTCATGGACGGTTCAAATGGCATGGCCGGGCTCATGGGGGTTGTCGTCTTCGGGATGATCGCTGTGCTATCGTTTACCTTTGCAAGGGATACAGAGATCGCCAAAACTGCGCTCATCATCGCTGCCGCATGTTGTGGATTTCTGCCGCTCAATCTGCGCGGCAGGGCGCGCGTCTTCATGGGGGATGTTTGTAGTACATTTCTGGGGTTCACTGCAGCACTCCTGGCACTGCGACTGTGGATGGAACAACCTGTATGGGGCTTGTGCGCACTGGGGTCGATGACTGTCTTCTACGTTGACGCGGGATTGACGCTCTTGGCTCGCCTGCGCACGCATAAACGATTGTTTGAAGCTCATCGCATGCACGCCTATCAGCGCCTGGTCAACGAACTCGGATGGGCACACCCTGCTGTTGCAGTCACGTATGCTGGAATTCAGTTGGCTGTCAGTATACTGGTTCTTGTCTCGAGCCGCTGGGGCTGGGGTGCCGTTGTTGGGGTGCTCACGGGTGTGGTGATTGTCCTCTCATGCCTATACTGGTATGTGCAGACGAGAGCCGTGAGGAGGACATGATGGCATTGCGATGGAAGCGACAGAATGGATGGATGGCTGTGGTGGGACGGCTGGCTGTGGACGTAGCCATGCTCAACGTCGCCACGGTCGTGGCTGTTCTCGCTCGGCTCGACTTCCGTGCGGCGCCGTGGTCTCTTGTCTACACCCTGAGGTTCCCAGGGCTGGTGGAGAACCTGGTGTTTGTCGCAGTGTCTGTGCTCCTGCAGACGCCGCTGGCGCTGTGGTCGTACAGCAGTCTGCGGGATGTGGTGCGTGTGGCCATCGTCGTCGGACTCACGAAGGTCCTGGCCCTGCCGCTGCTGCTAGCCATGCGTGGAGAGGTACAATGGTCGCGGGGTGCATTTGCAGCATCCGCCGTACTCTGTTTCCTGTTCATGGCAGGCGTGCGCGCCATAGCACGGTGGCGGTATGGGCGACACACATGGCAGGCGAGGGTCGAGGAACCGGCTCAGCATACCACGCCCGCGGCCCGTGTTCTGATCGTAGGGGCCGGCGATGCTGGGGACATGGTCTTGCGCGAGTTCGAGGCGCACCCTGAGCTGGGCAAGGTGGTCGGGCTGATCGACGACGACCCGGCCAAGCGGGGGTGCACCGTGCGCGGTAAGCGCGTGCTTGGCCCTGTGGCCACGATCGCAGATATGGCACGACGTACCCAGGCTACGCAGGCCGTCATCGCTATCCCGTCGCATGCTGCAGCCGTGACCCGTGCGGTCCTGTCCATTCTGGCTGACACTGATGTGCAGGTGCGGACCCTGCCGGGCATGTGGGAGCTCGTGGACGGATCCATCCACGTGGACGACCTGCGCCCGATCCAGCTGGAGGACCTGCTGGCCAGGACGCCGGTGTCTACGGACCTGGGGCCGGTGCGGGCCTATGTAGAGGGCAAACGTATCCTCGTGACAGGCGCAGGCGGTTCCATCGGCTCCGAGATCGTCCGGCAGGTGGCGCGGCTCAACCCGTCACAGCTGATTATGCTGGGCAGGGGGGAGAACCGCATCTTCCGCATCGACCGCGAGCTGCAGGAGCGCCAAGGCGTGACGTGTTCCGTGCCCGTCATCGGGGACATGCGCGATGAGGCCCGCATGACCTGGCTGTTCGATACGTACCGCCCCGACATTATCTTCCATGCCGCAGCACACAAGCACGTGCCGCTGATGGAGCAGAACCCAGAGGAAGCCATCCTCAACAACGTCGGAGGGACACGTACCCTCCTGCGGCTGGCTGTGTCGCATGGGGCCGAGCGCTTCGTCAACATCTCCACCGACAAGGCGGTCAACCCGATCAACTTCATGGGCGCGAGCAAGCGTGTCGCCGAGCTGGTGGTCCAGGTGAACGACGGGCGTGAGCGCCTGCGGGCGACCAGCGTCCGCTTCGGGAACGTGCTGGGCAGCACGGGCAGTGTCACCGATGCCTTTCAGAAACAGCTGCAGGAGACCCGCACGCTGCGGGTCACCGGCCCCAACATGGAGCGCTTCTTCATGCTCATCCCCGAGGCAGTGCAGCTGGTCCTGCAGGCCGGTGCGCTGACGCAGGGAGGGGACATCTTCATCCTGCGCATGGGCGAGCCCATCCGGATTCTTGACCTGGCACGCAGCTACATCAAGCTGGCTGGGCTGGAGGTCGGGCGCGACGCCAGCATCGTCATCACCGGCAACCGCGGCAACGAGAAGATGACCGAGGAGCTGTGGTCGTCCGTGGAGCACGTCGTGCCGACCAGCTACGAGAGCATCATGCGTGTCGAGTGTCCCGCGTGCGCAGACCTGGCCGTGCTTCGCTCAGCTGTCGACGCCCTGCTGGACGCCGCACGCAGTCATGACGCCACTGCCATGCGCGCCGCACTGCACGCCATCGACCCATCGATCAACATCCCGTAGACGACAGACAAGGACAAAAGCTGGATTCCCGCCTGCGCGGGAATGACGGAGCAGGGGATCTGGGTGGTTGCCGACGTTACCAGCGGCATGCCAAGGGAGCTGGCTTCCACCGGCGCGACCATCCTGAACATTGGACGACGCCACGTCATCTGGGGATGGCTGGAAAAACGCCGTCCAACGAGACGGTGGACCCGACTACGGTA encodes:
- a CDS encoding polysaccharide biosynthesis protein, whose protein sequence is MGTPCCCSHVCWNSVGCQYTGSCLEPLGLGCRCWGAHGCGDCPLMPILVCADESREEDMMALRWKRQNGWMAVVGRLAVDVAMLNVATVVAVLARLDFRAAPWSLVYTLRFPGLVENLVFVAVSVLLQTPLALWSYSSLRDVVRVAIVVGLTKVLALPLLLAMRGEVQWSRGAFAASAVLCFLFMAGVRAIARWRYGRHTWQARVEEPAQHTTPAARVLIVGAGDAGDMVLREFEAHPELGKVVGLIDDDPAKRGCTVRGKRVLGPVATIADMARRTQATQAVIAIPSHAAAVTRAVLSILADTDVQVRTLPGMWELVDGSIHVDDLRPIQLEDLLARTPVSTDLGPVRAYVEGKRILVTGAGGSIGSEIVRQVARLNPSQLIMLGRGENRIFRIDRELQERQGVTCSVPVIGDMRDEARMTWLFDTYRPDIIFHAAAHKHVPLMEQNPEEAILNNVGGTRTLLRLAVSHGAERFVNISTDKAVNPINFMGASKRVAELVVQVNDGRERLRATSVRFGNVLGSTGSVTDAFQKQLQETRTLRVTGPNMERFFMLIPEAVQLVLQAGALTQGGDIFILRMGEPIRILDLARSYIKLAGLEVGRDASIVITGNRGNEKMTEELWSSVEHVVPTSYESIMRVECPACADLAVLRSAVDALLDAARSHDATAMRAALHAIDPSINIP